Within Pseudomonas tructae, the genomic segment GCGACGCCAAATACCGGTGCTGGAGAAAATCATCCGGCCCGTACACCAGCGCCGGTGTACGCGACACGCGGGCGGCGTCGAAACCTGCGGGAAAGTAGCGGGCCATGAACGCCGGGCTGGCCAGGGCGCGGTAGCGCATGGCCCCGAGCAGCAGGCTGCGCGCACCGGCCACCGGCCGTTCACTGCCACACAGGCACGCTGCCACTTCACCCGCACGCATGCGCTTGAGGCCAACCTCCTGGTCTTCGACCACCAAGTCCAGCAGCACCTGCTGGTCGGCGCAGAACTCACCAACCGCCCCTGCCCACCAGGTCGCCAGGCTGTCGGCATTCAGAGCGATGCGCAGGCGCTCGGGCATGCCTTCTTCGTCCAGCGCCGGCACCTGGCTCTGCAGGTCACGCTCAAGCAGGCGCACCTGCTGTACATGGTTGAGCAAGCGCCGGCCGACATCGGTGGGGCTCGGCGGGTTGGCACGCACCAGCACTGGCTGGCCGACCCGCGCTTCGAGCAGTTTGATGCGCTGGGAAATTGCCGACTGCGACAAGCCAAGTACCTGGGCGGCGCGCTCGAAACCGGCCTGTTCGACAACCGCAGCGAGGGCAGAAAGCAGTTTGTAATCGAACATTATTTTTCCTAATGCCTGATCAGCTTTATTTGTTTTTCTTATACAGATGATATCCCCACAATGGCCAGCATCTTCTTTTGCATTTGCGCCCGCGCCTCGCGAGCGTCCGTGGAGTCTTCCCTATGTGGCAAAGCTACCTTAACGGCCTGCTGGTCGCCTTCGGCCTGATCATGGCGATCGGCACGCAAAACGCCTTCGTCCTGGCGCAAAGCCTGCGTCGTGAACATCACCTGCCGGTGGCGGTTTTGTGCGTGGTCTGTGATGCGCTGCTGGTTGCCGCGGGCGTGTTCGGCCTGGCCACCGTGCTGGCACAAAACCCGACGCTGCTTGCGGTAGCGCGTTGGGGCGGTGCGGTATTCCTGCTCTGGTACGGCGCCAAGGCCCTGATGCGCGCCTGTTCCAAGCAAAGCCTGCAACAAGGCGAAGGCCAAGGCCTGCGCTCACGCCGGGCAGTGTTGCTCAGCGCCCTGGCGGTGACCCTGCTCAACCCGCATGTGTACCTCGATACCGTGCTGCTGATTGGCTCGCTGGGTGCCCAGCAGGCGGTGCCTGGCGCCTATGTGGCCGGCGCCGCCAGCGCCTCGTTGCTGTGGTTCTTCACCCTGGCCCTGGGCGCGGCGTGGCTGGCCCCGTGGCTGGCGCGGCCGGGCACCTGGCGGCTGCTCGACTTGATGGTGGCGGTCATGATGTTTGCCGTGGCGGCGCAACTGATCATGACCTGAGACGCCGCTGGTCTGCCACCGGCAAAGGCTCTGGAACCTCTTTCCCATACACTTGTTGCGTGGTTAAGCACTGGCCCCGGTGCTATGATCCAGCCCTTGCGTCGCAAAGAGTACAGACTCGCCGACGCACACCGGCCGCCCGTGATCGGCCTTGCGCTCACCGCAACAGACCTGATTAGGAGAATCACCATGGCTTTTGAATTGCCGCCGCTGCCTTACGCCCACGACGCCCTGCAGCCGCACATTTCCAAGGAAACCCTGGAATACCACCACGACAAGCACCACAACACCTATGTCGTGAACCTGAACAACCTGGTGCCAGGCACCGAGTTCGAAGGCAAGACCCTGGAAGAAATCGTCAAGACTTCCTCGGGCGGTATCTTCAACAACGCCGCTCAGGTCTGGAACCACACTTTCTACTGGAACTGCCTGGCGCCAAACGCCGGCGGCCAACCAACCGGCGCCCTGGCTGAAGCCATCAACGCTGCGTTCGGTTCCTTCGACAAGTTCAAGGAAGAGTTCACCAAGACGTCGGTCGGCACCTTCGGTTCCGGCTGGGGCTGGCTGGTGAAGAAAGCTGACGGTTCCCTGGCCCTGGCCAGCACCATCGGCGCCGGCAACCCGCTGACCAATGGCGACACCCCGCTGCTGACCTGCGACGTCTGGGAACACGCCTACTACATCGACTACCGCAACGTCCGTCCGAAATACGTCGAGGCGTTCTGGAACCTGGTCAACTGGAAGTTCGTCGCCGAGCAGTTCGAAGGCAAGACTTTCACTGCCTGAGGCCGCTGCTGATCGATACTTTTCACCACGTATCGAGCGCCCGAAAAGCCCACCCTTGCGGTGGGCTTTTTTGTTGGCGACTGCGCTGCAACATTTTTCATCCTATTTCCCGCATCAGGTATCTTGCCGCGAACGCAGGGCGCGCTAACATCAAACGTTGGGAAACTCGTTCCTACCGATTAAAGTCGCAAGGCCGGGCAACCGATACAGTGATCGCGGGGATGCATCCTGCGCCTGTTGCTGGAACACAGCACCCTGATGGCGCTGGAGAAGTCCTGTTGACGGCCGATAGTGGATTGCCAAGTTTGATGGCAAAATGATGCCATGCGCATGGATTAAGGAAACCCCATTGAAGCTGGAACTCAAGAACAGCTTATCGGTCAAGTTGCTCAGGGTAGTACTGCTCTCGGCGTTGGTCGTCGGTGTAGTTCTCAGTTGTGCGCAGATCGTCTTCGATGCTTACAAGACCCGCCAAGCCGTCGCCAGTGACGCCCAGCGGATCCTCGACATGTTCCGTGATCCTTCGACCCAGGCGGTGTACAGCCTGGACAAGGAAATGGGCATGCAGGTCATGGAGGGTCTGTTCCAGGACGAGTCCGTGCGCATGGCCTCCATCGGCCATCCCAACGAAACCATGCTCGCAGAGAAATCCCGCCCGCTGCAGGAAGTGTCCAGTCGCTGGCTGACCGACCTCATTCTGGGCCAGGAGCGCAGCTTCACCACCCAACTGGTCGGCCGCGGCCCCTACAGTGAATATTACGGCGACCTGAGCATCACCCTCGACACCGCCTCCTACGGCGAAGGTTTTCTGGTCAGCTCGGTGATCATCTTCATTTCCGGGGTATTGCGCGCCCTGGCCATGGGCCTGGTGCTGTACCTGGTCTATCACTGGATGCTGACCAAACCGCTGTCCAAGATCATCGAGCACCTTACCCAGATCAACCCCGACCGCCCCAGCCAGCATCAGTTGCCGCTGATCAAGGGCCACGAAAAGAACGAACTGGGCGTGTGGGTGAACACTGCCAACCAGTTGCTGGCGTCGATCGAGCGCAACACCCACCTGCGTCACGAGGCCGAGAACAGCCTGTTGCGCATGGCCCAATATGACTTCCTCACCGGCCTGCCGAACCGTCAGCAGTTGCAACAGCAACTGGACAAGATCCTCGTCGACGCCGGCCGCCTGCAACGTCGGGTGGCGGTATTGTGCGTCGGCCTGGACGACTTCAAGGGCATCAACGAGCAGTTCAGCTACCAGGCCGGCGACCAGTTGCTGCTGGCCCTGGCTGACCGCCTGCGCGCCCACAGTGGCCGGCTCGGCGCCCTGGCGCGCCTGGGTGGCGACCAGTTCGCCCTGGTCCAGGCCGATATCGAGCAACCCTACGAAGCGGCCGAACTGGCCCAGAGCATTCTCGATGACCTCGAGGCGCCGTTTGCCCTCGACCATCAGGAAATCCGCCTGCGCGCCACCATCGGCATCACCCTGTTCCCCGAAGACGGCGACAGCACCGAGAAGCTGCTGCAAAAGGCCGAGCAGACCATGACCCTGGCCAAGGCCCGCTCGCGCAACCGCTACCAGTTCTATATCGCCAGCGTCGACAGCGAGATGCGCCGACGTCGCGAGCTGGAAAAGGACCTGCGCGAAGCCTTGCCACGCAACCAGCTGTTCCTGGTCTATCAACCGCAGATCAGCTACCGCGACCACCGCGTGGTCGGTGTCGAGGCGCTGCTGCGCTGGCAGCATCCGGAACTGGGCATGGTGCCGCCGGACCAGTTCATCCCCCTGGCCGAGCAGAACGGCAACATCATCACCATCGGCGAATGGGTGCTCGACCAGGCTTGCCGGCAGTTGCGCGACTGGCACGACCAGGGCTTCAGCGAACTGCGCATGGCGGTCAACCTGTCCACCGTGCAGTTGCACCACAACGAACTGCCGCGGGTGGTCAACAACCTGCTGCAAATCTACCGCCTGCCACCCCGCAGCCTTGAGCTGGAAGTCACCGAGACCGGCCTGATGGAAGACATCAGCACCGCGGCCCAGCACCTGTTGAGCCTGCGCCGCTCCGGGGCACTGATTGCCATTGACGACTTCGGCACTGGCTACTCCTCGCTCAGCTACCTGAAGTCACTCCCGCTGGACAAGATCAAGATCGACAAGAGTTTCGTTCAAGACCTGCTCGATGATGACGACGATGCCACCATCGTTCGCGCCATCATCCAGTTGGGCAAGAGCCTGGGCATGCAGGTCATCGCCGAAGGTGTGGAGACCGCCGAGCAGGAGGCCTACATCATTGCCCAGGGTTGCCACGAAGGTCAGGGCTACCACTACAGCAAACCACTGCCGGCACGGGAGCTGACCGCATTCCTCAAACAGGCGCAGCGCAACCAGGTTTCGATCCTGTAACCCTTGTCTGCATGGCCCGGAGAGGCAGAAACACGCATTTGAATATTTACGTGACTGCCTCTTTACAGAAAATGCAAATCTTTCGCATTATGTTGCAGTTTTGCGTGCCCCGGTACGCTTGTCCAACCTCTCGACGCAGGAATTCGCCATGATTCGTATGCCTCTGGCCACCGCCAGTCTGTTGGCCATCGCCATCTCTCTCGCCGGTTGCGGCGACAGCAAGGACAAAGCCGCCGCACCACAAACGCCGGCCGCCAGCACCTCCGCTGCCGCTCCAGCCGCCGTCGACGAGGCAGCGGCCAAGGCCGTGGTCAAGCATTACGCCGATATCGTCCATGCGGTCTACAGCGATTCGCTGAGCACCGCCAAGACCCTGCAAACCGCTGTCGACGCCTTCCTCGCCAAGCCCAACGCCGAGACCCTGAACGCCGCCAAGGCCGCCTGGATCGCCTCCCGCGTGCCATACCTGCAGAGCGAAGTGTTCCGTTTCGGCAACACCATCATCGACGACTGGGAAGGTCAGGTGAACGCCTGGCCGCTGGACGAAGGCCTGATCGACTATGTCGACAAGAGCTACGAGCATGCCCTGGGCAACCCTGGCGCTACTGCCAATATCATCGCCAACACGCAAATCCAGGTCGGCGAAGACAAGATAGACGTCAACGACATCACCCCGGAGAAACTGGCCAGCCTGAACGAGCTGGGCGGCTCCGAAGCCAACGTCGCCACCGGCTACCACGCGATCGAATTCCTGCTCTGGGGCCAGGACCTCAATGGCACCGGCCCAGGCGCCGGTGCCCGTCCGGCATCCGATTACCTCGAAGGCCAGGGCGCTACCGGCGGCCACAACGAGCGCCGTCGTGCCTATCTGAAAGCCGTGACTCAACTGCTGGTCAGCGACCTTGAAGAAATGGTCGGCAACTGGGCGCCGAACGTTGCAACCAACTACCGCGCTACCCTTGAAGCCGAGCCTGTCGCCGACGGCCTGCGCAAAATGCTGTTCGGCATGGGCAGCCTGTCGCTGGGCGAACTGGCTGGCGAGCGCATGAAGGTTTCCCTGGAAGCCAACTCGCCTGAAGACGAGCATGACTGCTTCAGCGACAACACCCACAACTCGCACTTCTACGACGCCAAGGGCATCCGTAACGTCTACCTGGGCGAATACACCCGCACCGACGGCACCAAGCTGAGCGGCCCGAGCCTGTCCTCGCTGGTCGCCAAGGTCGACGCCGCTACCGACAGCACCCTCAAGGCTGACCTGGAAGCCACCGAAGCCAAGATCCAAGTGATCGTTGACCACGCCGCCAAAGGTGAGCACTACGACCAACTGATCGCCGCCGACAACACCGCCGGCAACCAGATCGTGCGTGACGCCATCGCTTCCCTGGTCAAGCAGACCGGTGCGATCGAGCAGGCCGCAAGCAAACTGGGCATCACCAACCTGGCACCAGACACCGCTGATCACGAGTTCTGATTCGGCGACAGTTTGAAGAGGCGGCCTTCGGGTCGCCTTTTTCATTTACATCATCGCGGATCTACTGTGGGAGCGGGCTTGCCCCGCGATAGATTTCATCAAGCAAACGCAAATCCCTCTTATTCAATTACCCTGAGCCTGATAAGCTTGCACGCCGGTTTTGCCCAAGCCCCAGGATCATTGATGTCCTCGTTGCTTCCCCGCCTCAGTCCCCTGCTTCTGGCCCTGTTCCTGGCCGGTTGCGACGACGCCCCGCGATTTACCCAGGCCGAGCCCGGTGAAGCACTCGCCGGTGGCAAGGCGACGGTGAACAAGCACGACCAGAATGCCTACTCCATGCCCTCGGCCAATCTGGCACCGAGCCGGCGCCTGGACTTCAGCGTCGGCAACAGTTTCTTTCGCAATCCCTGGGTGATCGCCCCGTCGACCACCACCGCCCGCGACGGCCTCGGTCCGTTGTTCAATACCAACGCCTGCCAGAACTGCCACATCAAGGACGGCCGTGGCCACCCGCCCGGCCCCAACGCGACGAACGCGGTGTCCATGCTGGTACGCCTGTCGATCCCCAACCAGCCGCAATACGCCAAGGTCATCGAACAACTGGGCATCGTCCCGGAGCCGGTCTACGGCGGTCAGCTACAAGACATGGCGGTGCCCGGTGTCGCCCCGGAAGGCAAGGTCCGGGTCGAGTACGAGCCCCAGCAGGTCACCTTCAAGGACGGTACCGCAGTCGAGCTGCGCAAGCCCCGGCTGCGGATCACACAGCTGGGCTATGGCGCCATGCACCCGGACACCCGCTTCTCGGCCCGCATCGCCCCGCCGATGATTGGCCTGGGCCTGCTCGAGGCGATACCCGAGGCGGCGATCCTGGCCAATGCCGATCCGCAAGATCGCAACGGCGATGGCATTCGTGGCCGAGCCAACCAGGTGTGGGACGATGCCCAGGGCAAGACTGTGCTCGGGCGTTTTGGCTGGAAGGCCGGGCAGCCGAACCTCAACCAGCAGAATGTCCACGCTTTTTCCGGCGACATGGGCCTGACCACGGGCCTGCGCCCCATGGACGATTGCACCCAGGCGCAAACCGACTGCCTGAACGCGCCCAATGGCAACGGTGCCAATGGCGAGCAGGAAGTCAGTGACAACATCCTGCGCCTGGTGCTGTTCTACACCCGCAATCTTGCCGTGCCGATGCGCAAGGATGTGGACTCGACTCAGGTGCTGGCGGGCAAGAACCTGTTTCACCAGGCCGGCTGCCAAAGCTGCCACACCCCACAATTCACCACGGCCAGCGACGCCGCCGAGCCGGAGCTGGCCAACCAGCTGATTCGCCCCTACAGCGACCTGCTGCTGCATGACATGGGCCCGGGCCTGGCAGATAACCGCAGCGAGTTCGCCGCCAGCGGCCAGGACTGGCGCACGCCGCCGCTGTGGGGCATCGGCTTGAACGAGACTGTCAGCGGTCACACCCAATTCCTTCACGATGGCCGCGCCCGCAACCTGCTCGAAGCCGTGCTCTGGCACGGTGGCGAGGCCGAGGCGGCCAAGCAGCATGTACTGACCTTCAATGCCGAGCAGCGCGCCGCGTTGCTGGCCTTTCTGAATTCACTTTAAGCAAAGGAGCCGGGCATGTTCCGTCCCAAACTGTTGTTCACCAGCCTTGCCGCCCTCGCCCTTGGCGCCTGCTCG encodes:
- a CDS encoding imelysin family protein codes for the protein MIRMPLATASLLAIAISLAGCGDSKDKAAAPQTPAASTSAAAPAAVDEAAAKAVVKHYADIVHAVYSDSLSTAKTLQTAVDAFLAKPNAETLNAAKAAWIASRVPYLQSEVFRFGNTIIDDWEGQVNAWPLDEGLIDYVDKSYEHALGNPGATANIIANTQIQVGEDKIDVNDITPEKLASLNELGGSEANVATGYHAIEFLLWGQDLNGTGPGAGARPASDYLEGQGATGGHNERRRAYLKAVTQLLVSDLEEMVGNWAPNVATNYRATLEAEPVADGLRKMLFGMGSLSLGELAGERMKVSLEANSPEDEHDCFSDNTHNSHFYDAKGIRNVYLGEYTRTDGTKLSGPSLSSLVAKVDAATDSTLKADLEATEAKIQVIVDHAAKGEHYDQLIAADNTAGNQIVRDAIASLVKQTGAIEQAASKLGITNLAPDTADHEF
- a CDS encoding LysR family transcriptional regulator ArgP gives rise to the protein MFDYKLLSALAAVVEQAGFERAAQVLGLSQSAISQRIKLLEARVGQPVLVRANPPSPTDVGRRLLNHVQQVRLLERDLQSQVPALDEEGMPERLRIALNADSLATWWAGAVGEFCADQQVLLDLVVEDQEVGLKRMRAGEVAACLCGSERPVAGARSLLLGAMRYRALASPAFMARYFPAGFDAARVSRTPALVYGPDDFLQHRYLASLGIEDGFLHHLCPSSEGFLRMTEAGLGWGLVPELQVRDQLASGRLVEISADKPIDVPLYWHHWRNGGQLLGQLTEHLRLTAGQWLVPL
- a CDS encoding di-heme oxidoreductase family protein codes for the protein MSSLLPRLSPLLLALFLAGCDDAPRFTQAEPGEALAGGKATVNKHDQNAYSMPSANLAPSRRLDFSVGNSFFRNPWVIAPSTTTARDGLGPLFNTNACQNCHIKDGRGHPPGPNATNAVSMLVRLSIPNQPQYAKVIEQLGIVPEPVYGGQLQDMAVPGVAPEGKVRVEYEPQQVTFKDGTAVELRKPRLRITQLGYGAMHPDTRFSARIAPPMIGLGLLEAIPEAAILANADPQDRNGDGIRGRANQVWDDAQGKTVLGRFGWKAGQPNLNQQNVHAFSGDMGLTTGLRPMDDCTQAQTDCLNAPNGNGANGEQEVSDNILRLVLFYTRNLAVPMRKDVDSTQVLAGKNLFHQAGCQSCHTPQFTTASDAAEPELANQLIRPYSDLLLHDMGPGLADNRSEFAASGQDWRTPPLWGIGLNETVSGHTQFLHDGRARNLLEAVLWHGGEAEAAKQHVLTFNAEQRAALLAFLNSL
- a CDS encoding LysE/ArgO family amino acid transporter, translating into MWQSYLNGLLVAFGLIMAIGTQNAFVLAQSLRREHHLPVAVLCVVCDALLVAAGVFGLATVLAQNPTLLAVARWGGAVFLLWYGAKALMRACSKQSLQQGEGQGLRSRRAVLLSALAVTLLNPHVYLDTVLLIGSLGAQQAVPGAYVAGAASASLLWFFTLALGAAWLAPWLARPGTWRLLDLMVAVMMFAVAAQLIMT
- a CDS encoding superoxide dismutase, encoding MAFELPPLPYAHDALQPHISKETLEYHHDKHHNTYVVNLNNLVPGTEFEGKTLEEIVKTSSGGIFNNAAQVWNHTFYWNCLAPNAGGQPTGALAEAINAAFGSFDKFKEEFTKTSVGTFGSGWGWLVKKADGSLALASTIGAGNPLTNGDTPLLTCDVWEHAYYIDYRNVRPKYVEAFWNLVNWKFVAEQFEGKTFTA
- a CDS encoding putative bifunctional diguanylate cyclase/phosphodiesterase — encoded protein: MPCAWIKETPLKLELKNSLSVKLLRVVLLSALVVGVVLSCAQIVFDAYKTRQAVASDAQRILDMFRDPSTQAVYSLDKEMGMQVMEGLFQDESVRMASIGHPNETMLAEKSRPLQEVSSRWLTDLILGQERSFTTQLVGRGPYSEYYGDLSITLDTASYGEGFLVSSVIIFISGVLRALAMGLVLYLVYHWMLTKPLSKIIEHLTQINPDRPSQHQLPLIKGHEKNELGVWVNTANQLLASIERNTHLRHEAENSLLRMAQYDFLTGLPNRQQLQQQLDKILVDAGRLQRRVAVLCVGLDDFKGINEQFSYQAGDQLLLALADRLRAHSGRLGALARLGGDQFALVQADIEQPYEAAELAQSILDDLEAPFALDHQEIRLRATIGITLFPEDGDSTEKLLQKAEQTMTLAKARSRNRYQFYIASVDSEMRRRRELEKDLREALPRNQLFLVYQPQISYRDHRVVGVEALLRWQHPELGMVPPDQFIPLAEQNGNIITIGEWVLDQACRQLRDWHDQGFSELRMAVNLSTVQLHHNELPRVVNNLLQIYRLPPRSLELEVTETGLMEDISTAAQHLLSLRRSGALIAIDDFGTGYSSLSYLKSLPLDKIKIDKSFVQDLLDDDDDATIVRAIIQLGKSLGMQVIAEGVETAEQEAYIIAQGCHEGQGYHYSKPLPARELTAFLKQAQRNQVSIL